The Algihabitans albus genome includes a window with the following:
- a CDS encoding quinone oxidoreductase family protein: MPHAIRIEKAGGPEELHWRDVEVGPPGEGQVRLAQTAVGLNYIDVYHRTGLYPIDLPSGLGLEAAGRVEAVGPGVTDLKEGDRVAYASAPIGAYAEARLMPADRLVKLPEEIDDTTAAAMMLQGMTVQYLIRRTYRVKASETVLLHAAAGGVGLIACQWLKALGATVIGTVGSDAKAELARAHGCDHPIVYTRENFVERVKEITDGAGVPVVYDSVGQDTWEGSLDCLAPFGLMVSFGNASGPVPLVNLGVLSAKGSLFVTRPTLMTYIAKRSDLVASANELFEVVRSGAVKIGVNQSYPLAEAAQAHRDLEARKTTGSTILTI; this comes from the coding sequence ATGCCCCATGCGATTCGCATCGAGAAAGCCGGAGGTCCGGAGGAACTCCACTGGAGGGACGTCGAGGTCGGTCCGCCTGGCGAGGGGCAAGTGCGCTTGGCGCAGACGGCGGTTGGACTGAACTACATCGACGTCTATCACCGCACCGGCCTCTATCCGATCGACTTGCCGAGTGGACTCGGATTGGAAGCGGCTGGCCGGGTCGAAGCCGTGGGACCGGGGGTGACCGATCTTAAGGAGGGCGACCGGGTCGCCTACGCCAGCGCGCCGATCGGCGCTTACGCGGAGGCGCGGCTCATGCCGGCCGATCGTCTGGTCAAGCTGCCCGAGGAAATCGACGATACGACGGCTGCGGCCATGATGCTCCAAGGCATGACGGTGCAGTATTTGATCCGCCGCACCTATCGGGTGAAAGCAAGCGAGACGGTTCTGCTCCACGCCGCCGCCGGCGGGGTGGGTCTCATCGCCTGCCAATGGCTGAAGGCCTTGGGTGCGACGGTGATTGGCACGGTCGGCAGCGATGCGAAGGCCGAGCTGGCTCGGGCCCACGGTTGCGACCATCCTATCGTCTACACGCGCGAGAATTTCGTCGAACGGGTCAAGGAAATCACCGACGGCGCAGGCGTGCCGGTCGTCTACGATTCCGTCGGTCAGGACACCTGGGAGGGCTCGCTCGACTGCTTGGCGCCGTTCGGCCTGATGGTGTCTTTCGGCAATGCTTCGGGCCCGGTACCACTCGTTAACCTGGGTGTGCTTTCGGCGAAGGGCTCGCTTTTCGTCACGCGTCCGACATTGATGACCTACATTGCCAAGCGCAGCGATCTTGTCGCCAGCGCCAACGAGCTGTTCGAGGTGGTGCGCTCCGGAGCCGTCAAGATCGGTGTCAATCAAAGCTATCCCCTGGCGGAAGCGGCCCAGGCCCACCGCGACCTCGAGGCGCGGAAGACAACGGGGAGCACAATTCTGACGATCTAA
- a CDS encoding DMT family transporter, with the protein MTLTIPTRGDLPGGRDSRLPTAASLWLALAVAGFGLVPLFARHLLDAGLSPEAIALYRFGLVLLITAPLLPRVVGTPQKRRPALLLAGAGSAMGLAWSSYLYGLDIVSIAWAGTIYMTYPLFVLVLAWAWLRQPFERRAIFAGGLVLAAAVTLLIGAKSDLEQLGPALLLCLPAPLAFAFLIVVLVRKADALGTLEKLAVGLLGTVAGLLPLVLRGDPASLVPAAATDWFWIAGMALFTAALPQLIYTAMAPRLPEAQVAMLGALELPVMVAIGWLALEESLGLPDALAILLVIAAVAVAPQPASPRRDPDKAEGT; encoded by the coding sequence ATGACCTTGACCATCCCCACGAGAGGCGATCTGCCAGGCGGGCGAGACTCCCGCCTTCCGACTGCTGCGAGCCTTTGGTTGGCCCTGGCGGTCGCCGGCTTCGGACTGGTGCCGCTGTTCGCTCGGCATCTTCTCGATGCCGGTCTCTCGCCGGAAGCGATCGCTCTCTACCGCTTTGGACTGGTTCTTCTGATCACGGCTCCGCTGTTGCCCCGCGTGGTCGGAACACCGCAGAAGCGGCGCCCGGCGCTGCTTCTGGCAGGCGCTGGCTCAGCGATGGGCCTCGCTTGGTCAAGTTACCTATACGGACTAGATATAGTTTCTATTGCCTGGGCCGGCACTATATATATGACTTATCCACTGTTCGTGTTGGTTTTGGCCTGGGCTTGGTTGCGCCAACCTTTCGAGCGTCGGGCCATTTTCGCAGGCGGGCTGGTTCTGGCAGCGGCCGTCACTCTGCTCATCGGCGCGAAGAGCGACCTGGAGCAACTGGGCCCCGCTCTCCTGCTGTGTCTCCCGGCACCGCTGGCCTTCGCGTTTCTCATCGTCGTGCTGGTGCGGAAGGCCGACGCTCTCGGAACGCTCGAGAAGCTTGCGGTCGGTCTGCTGGGCACCGTGGCCGGCCTTTTGCCGCTGGTGCTCCGTGGAGATCCGGCCAGCCTGGTGCCGGCCGCTGCGACAGACTGGTTTTGGATCGCCGGCATGGCCCTGTTTACCGCCGCCTTGCCGCAGCTGATCTATACCGCGATGGCACCGCGTCTACCCGAAGCGCAAGTCGCAATGCTGGGCGCTCTCGAACTGCCGGTCATGGTCGCCATCGGTTGGCTTGCCCTGGAGGAGTCCCTGGGCCTTCCCGATGCCTTGGCGATCCTCCTCGTGATCGCCGCTGTCGCCGTGGCACCGCAGCCGGCGTCTCCGCGGCGCGATCCCGACAAGGCCGAGGGCACTTAG
- a CDS encoding lysophospholipid acyltransferase family protein, whose protein sequence is MEYPGSYILAIRRILLFVLLTLFTAPLQWLMLKLGSRLQRRIPHWYHRRVTKALGIEIVVCGHPSSAHPTLYVANHASYLDITVLGSLLKCSFVAKSEIADWPGFGLLAKLQRSVFVDRRRGSTGNHRDEMMRRLEAGDDLVLFPEGTSGDGTFVLPFKSALFSVAERRPHGRPLPVQPVSIAYTRLDGVPMGRYLRPFFAWYGDMDLGSHLPQALGMGDLTVVVEFHDPVSLDDFESRKALTTQCQAAVSRGLAAALSGRSLALPEGEALPDATTAPA, encoded by the coding sequence ATGGAATATCCCGGCTCCTACATCTTGGCGATCCGGCGCATCCTTCTCTTTGTCTTGCTGACCTTGTTTACGGCACCGCTGCAGTGGCTGATGCTGAAACTCGGCTCGCGTCTGCAAAGACGGATACCGCACTGGTATCATCGGAGAGTGACAAAGGCTCTCGGCATCGAAATCGTGGTGTGTGGCCACCCCTCGTCGGCGCATCCGACACTCTACGTGGCCAATCATGCCTCCTACCTGGACATCACGGTTCTCGGCTCACTCCTGAAGTGCTCCTTCGTGGCCAAGTCGGAAATCGCCGACTGGCCCGGATTCGGTCTGCTGGCGAAGTTGCAACGCTCCGTCTTCGTGGATCGGCGCCGTGGCTCGACAGGAAATCACCGCGACGAAATGATGCGACGCTTGGAGGCCGGCGACGACCTGGTGCTGTTTCCCGAGGGGACGAGCGGAGACGGCACCTTCGTCCTGCCGTTCAAATCCGCTCTGTTTTCGGTTGCGGAACGACGTCCTCACGGGCGGCCGCTGCCGGTTCAACCTGTCTCCATCGCCTACACGCGGCTCGACGGCGTGCCGATGGGCCGCTATCTGCGCCCCTTCTTCGCCTGGTACGGGGACATGGATCTCGGCAGCCACCTCCCGCAAGCGCTGGGTATGGGCGATCTGACAGTCGTGGTCGAGTTCCACGACCCCGTCAGCCTGGATGACTTCGAGAGCCGCAAGGCGCTCACAACTCAATGTCAGGCAGCCGTGTCCCGCGGATTGGCAGCGGCTCTCTCCGGGCGCAGTCTCGCCTTACCAGAGGGCGAAGCGCTGCCCGACGCAACGACGGCGCCGGCCTGA
- a CDS encoding methylated-DNA--[protein]-cysteine S-methyltransferase — MSASVTVDSPVGRLTLTERDGALVSLVWGESAGSDETPLLRSVTQHLAAYFEGDLKMFELPLAPDGTAFQKRVYRAMQAIPFGKTRSYGELATDLASAARAVGGACGSNPIPIVIPCHRVVAASGRLGGFSGGRGGPTKTWLLRHEGVSVAPQLSLL, encoded by the coding sequence ATGAGCGCATCTGTGACCGTCGACTCGCCGGTGGGCCGGCTCACGCTGACGGAGCGTGATGGAGCTCTGGTGAGCTTGGTCTGGGGCGAATCGGCGGGCTCGGATGAAACGCCTCTTCTGCGAAGCGTCACACAACATCTTGCGGCATACTTTGAGGGTGACCTCAAGATGTTCGAGCTACCTTTGGCACCGGATGGTACAGCTTTTCAAAAACGGGTGTACAGGGCGATGCAGGCGATCCCCTTCGGCAAGACTCGTAGCTATGGTGAGCTTGCGACCGACCTGGCGTCGGCTGCGCGGGCCGTCGGCGGAGCTTGCGGCTCCAACCCGATTCCCATCGTGATCCCCTGTCATCGGGTTGTGGCCGCGAGCGGTCGGCTCGGCGGTTTTTCGGGAGGTCGTGGCGGTCCGACCAAGACCTGGCTGTTGCGCCACGAAGGTGTGTCGGTCGCGCCTCAGCTCTCCTTGCTTTAG
- a CDS encoding LysR family transcriptional regulator, whose protein sequence is MVDLPRLDIRHHALLLALEETSGVQTAADRLGITQSAASHRLREAERRLGVALVRRVGRRVRLTSAGAQLLVSARGAIGDLARAERDLSDRHGGGRTLVRLGQAPYSRYHWLPAFLEFLAGRHPEIEVDLAARAARDPLGSLREGAADVVMLYGRGGQTGDLTWLRLGSDPLMAVMAPGHRLADKVAVTAEDLAGERYITYSNRPEPGFEWESVLRPAGVAPQRVSVVELPEAIIDLVRAGVGISSLSRWAVSPELADGTLVARPLQPPGGGQPGVSLDWWVVFRRTDAGGAAERVALALQASSSLHGVGLDVQNFGDPAPLDPYV, encoded by the coding sequence ATGGTCGACCTGCCTCGCTTGGACATTCGCCACCATGCCTTGCTGCTCGCTCTCGAAGAGACCAGCGGCGTGCAGACGGCCGCCGACCGGCTTGGGATTACCCAGTCGGCTGCCAGTCATCGCCTGCGCGAAGCCGAGCGGCGCCTTGGCGTAGCACTGGTGCGGCGGGTCGGCCGGCGGGTCCGCTTGACCTCAGCCGGCGCGCAGCTGCTGGTTTCGGCACGCGGCGCGATCGGAGATTTGGCGCGCGCCGAGCGCGACCTGTCCGACCGCCACGGTGGCGGTCGGACCCTGGTCCGTCTCGGCCAGGCGCCCTACAGCCGGTACCACTGGTTGCCCGCCTTCCTGGAGTTCCTTGCCGGTCGGCACCCGGAGATCGAAGTGGACCTGGCCGCGCGCGCCGCGCGCGATCCGCTGGGGAGTCTGCGCGAAGGCGCCGCGGACGTCGTGATGCTCTATGGCCGCGGCGGCCAAACAGGCGATCTGACTTGGCTCCGGCTCGGATCCGATCCGCTGATGGCCGTCATGGCGCCAGGGCATCGCTTGGCAGACAAGGTCGCGGTGACTGCGGAGGATCTCGCGGGGGAGCGCTACATTACCTACTCCAATCGGCCGGAGCCCGGCTTCGAATGGGAGTCGGTGCTGCGCCCGGCCGGCGTCGCGCCACAAAGAGTCTCGGTTGTCGAATTGCCGGAGGCGATTATCGATCTGGTGCGGGCCGGCGTTGGTATCAGTTCCCTGTCGCGCTGGGCGGTTTCACCGGAGTTGGCCGACGGGACTCTCGTCGCCCGACCCTTGCAGCCGCCCGGCGGCGGTCAACCCGGTGTCAGCCTGGATTGGTGGGTGGTGTTCCGCCGGACCGATGCGGGCGGCGCGGCGGAGCGCGTGGCCTTGGCGTTGCAGGCCTCCAGCTCGCTTCACGGCGTCGGCCTCGATGTCCAGAATTTCGGCGACCCGGCGCCACTGGACCCATACGTTTAA
- a CDS encoding GNAT family N-acetyltransferase has translation MSGLPAVPTTYERRPVDIRSRNFHLRLAETPEEVAASQALRYQVFVQEMAAQPTPERQTEQREFDRFDPFCDHLLVFDTDADPAPGRVIATYRFMRREAALRAGGFYTATEYDIGPLEAYHGEAMELGRSCVHADYRAGANMQLVWRGITDYVMHFGVDLMFGCASLPTVEPAEVAEQLTYLYYHHLAPPGLRPRARPELHVKMDRLSPEAVDAKAALQALPPLIKGYLRLGGFVGDGAVIDSDFGTTDVCVVVKTDMVTDRYRRHLTRERTTED, from the coding sequence GTGAGTGGTTTGCCGGCGGTTCCGACGACGTACGAACGTCGCCCGGTCGATATCCGCTCGCGCAACTTTCACCTTCGGCTTGCCGAGACACCGGAAGAAGTCGCCGCATCCCAGGCCCTGCGGTATCAAGTCTTTGTCCAGGAGATGGCCGCTCAGCCGACGCCGGAACGGCAGACGGAACAGCGGGAATTCGATCGTTTCGACCCCTTCTGCGACCATCTTCTCGTCTTCGATACGGATGCCGACCCTGCGCCCGGTAGGGTCATCGCCACCTACCGCTTCATGCGCCGCGAGGCGGCGCTGCGTGCCGGCGGGTTTTACACGGCGACGGAATACGACATCGGACCGCTTGAGGCCTACCACGGCGAAGCCATGGAACTGGGCCGCTCCTGCGTGCACGCCGACTATCGGGCAGGCGCCAACATGCAGTTGGTTTGGCGCGGCATCACCGACTACGTGATGCACTTCGGCGTCGATTTGATGTTCGGCTGCGCAAGCTTGCCGACCGTGGAGCCGGCGGAGGTCGCCGAGCAACTGACGTACCTCTATTACCATCATCTTGCGCCACCGGGGTTGCGGCCACGCGCCCGGCCCGAACTCCACGTCAAGATGGACCGGCTGTCACCGGAGGCAGTCGATGCCAAGGCCGCGCTGCAAGCCCTGCCGCCTCTGATCAAGGGATACCTGCGGCTAGGCGGATTCGTCGGCGACGGCGCAGTGATCGACAGCGACTTCGGTACGACCGACGTCTGCGTCGTGGTCAAGACCGACATGGTGACCGACCGTTACAGGCGCCATCTCACCCGTGAGCGGACCACGGAAGACTAG
- a CDS encoding Fur family transcriptional regulator: MPDRIEKLCTDKGLKMTEQRRTIARVLSEASDHPDVEQVYRRATKIDSRISIATVYRTVKLFEEANILTRHDFGDGRARYEEAPAEHHDHLIDMNSGQVIEFVDEEIERLQEAIARRLGYRLIDHRLELYGVKIGRPDPDETPGEPTS; this comes from the coding sequence ATGCCGGACCGAATCGAAAAGCTCTGTACCGACAAAGGGCTGAAGATGACCGAGCAACGGCGCACCATCGCGCGCGTGCTCTCGGAAGCGAGCGACCATCCCGACGTGGAGCAGGTCTACCGCCGCGCGACCAAGATCGATTCGCGGATCTCGATCGCCACGGTCTATCGCACGGTCAAACTGTTCGAGGAGGCCAACATCCTGACCCGGCATGACTTCGGGGACGGGCGGGCCCGTTACGAGGAGGCGCCGGCGGAGCATCATGACCATTTGATCGACATGAACAGCGGTCAGGTCATCGAGTTCGTCGATGAGGAGATCGAGCGCTTGCAGGAAGCGATCGCCAGACGCCTCGGCTATCGGCTGATCGACCACAGGCTCGAGCTCTACGGCGTCAAAATCGGCAGGCCAGATCCGGATGAGACGCCTGGAGAACCGACATCGTGA
- a CDS encoding dienelactone hydrolase family protein has protein sequence MAELRVTAADGGSFGAYLAVPAKTPAPALLVIQEIFGVNQGIRDLCDWFATQGYVAASPDIFWRLEPGVELTDKTDAEWQKAFDLMKKFDVDQGVEDLKATLTALRSHESTTDRAGSVGYCLGGRLAFLMATRSDADANVSYYGVGLEGLLGELPQVSKPLMLHIASEDQFVPREAQDQITAAVADLSAIIAHVYPGADHAFAREGGAHYDAAAAQTANQRTLAFFADHLG, from the coding sequence TTGGCGGAACTTCGGGTCACGGCCGCGGATGGTGGCAGCTTCGGCGCCTACTTGGCCGTGCCGGCCAAGACACCGGCTCCCGCGTTGTTGGTCATTCAAGAGATTTTTGGCGTCAATCAGGGGATACGCGACCTCTGCGATTGGTTTGCGACCCAGGGCTATGTCGCCGCCAGTCCCGACATCTTCTGGCGCCTCGAACCGGGTGTCGAACTGACCGACAAGACCGATGCCGAATGGCAAAAAGCCTTCGATCTGATGAAAAAATTCGATGTCGATCAAGGTGTTGAGGACTTGAAGGCGACGTTGACCGCCTTGCGCTCTCATGAATCGACCACGGACCGGGCGGGATCGGTCGGTTACTGTCTGGGCGGCCGTCTCGCCTTTCTGATGGCGACTCGGTCCGACGCCGATGCCAACGTCAGCTACTACGGCGTCGGTCTGGAGGGGCTGCTAGGCGAACTGCCGCAGGTCAGCAAGCCGCTGATGCTGCACATCGCGAGCGAGGATCAGTTCGTGCCGAGGGAAGCCCAGGACCAGATTACGGCCGCCGTGGCCGATCTGTCGGCGATCATCGCGCATGTCTATCCGGGCGCTGATCATGCATTCGCCCGCGAAGGCGGCGCTCACTACGACGCCGCGGCGGCGCAGACAGCCAACCAGAGAACCCTCGCGTTCTTCGCCGACCATCTCGGGTAA
- a CDS encoding thioredoxin domain-containing protein, producing MPESHASTNRLAAETSPYLLQHADNPVDWYPWGEAAFAKAKADGKPILLSVGYAACHWCHVMAHESFESSDIAGLMNRLFVNVKVDREERPDVDQIYQQALALMNQQGGWPLTMFLTPDGAPFWGGTYFPPDARWGRPGFPEILERIAQVYEEKPDDIDKNVVALKEALGKLSTPEAGGQVLPEAGLQAAQRLARQIDPFHGGLGEAPKFPQPAILKLLWQAWLRSGQAPLRQGVELTLLHMSQGGLYDHLGGGYARYATDEAWLVPHFEKMLYDNAQILDLLTWGAQDASEPWKRALFAQRARETVDWLLREMLAPAGPGGPPSGAFAATYDADSEGEEGKFYVWSAAEVQEVLGAEASVFAEWYDVTTDGNWEATNILNRLNRLEPGDPATEAKLAEQRARLFARRADRIWPGWDDKVLADWNGLMIAALARAAPVFGEDDWLTAAERAFAFVVEEMQEDGRLRHSWRHGRLKHPATLDDYAFMSDAALALFEATGKRVYLSQAETWVAVLDRHYWDTENGGYFLTADDTERLLVRPKHAHDNATPSGNGVILQVLARLWHLTGQASYRERADATVAAFSGELARLFSAMASFLLGSELLHDAPQLVVVGDQSDPKMREFLASRWQISAPTLVIQTVTSEENLPRLHPAYGKSRVDGEPAAYLCRGTSCSLPIVDAQDLKDSLRELRG from the coding sequence ATGCCCGAAAGCCACGCTAGCACCAACCGCTTGGCGGCGGAGACCAGCCCCTATCTCTTGCAACATGCCGACAACCCGGTCGATTGGTATCCCTGGGGTGAAGCCGCCTTCGCCAAGGCCAAGGCCGATGGCAAGCCGATCCTGCTCTCGGTCGGCTATGCGGCTTGCCACTGGTGCCATGTCATGGCGCACGAATCTTTCGAGAGCAGCGACATCGCCGGGCTGATGAACCGCCTCTTTGTCAACGTCAAGGTTGACCGGGAAGAGCGGCCGGACGTCGACCAGATTTATCAGCAGGCTCTCGCGTTGATGAATCAGCAGGGCGGCTGGCCGCTGACCATGTTCCTGACCCCTGACGGCGCGCCCTTCTGGGGTGGGACCTACTTTCCGCCCGACGCGCGCTGGGGCCGGCCCGGCTTCCCGGAGATTCTGGAGCGAATCGCACAGGTCTACGAAGAAAAACCGGACGACATCGACAAGAACGTCGTGGCTTTGAAGGAGGCGCTGGGCAAGCTCTCGACGCCGGAGGCCGGAGGTCAGGTGTTGCCCGAAGCCGGTTTGCAGGCGGCGCAACGCTTGGCGCGCCAGATCGACCCCTTTCACGGCGGGTTGGGCGAAGCGCCGAAGTTTCCGCAGCCTGCGATTCTCAAGCTTCTTTGGCAGGCTTGGCTCCGTAGCGGTCAGGCCCCCCTGCGGCAGGGGGTCGAGCTGACTCTCCTGCATATGAGTCAGGGCGGTCTCTACGACCATCTGGGGGGTGGCTATGCCCGCTATGCCACGGACGAAGCCTGGCTGGTCCCTCATTTCGAGAAGATGCTCTACGACAATGCCCAGATTCTCGATCTCCTGACCTGGGGCGCCCAGGACGCGAGCGAACCTTGGAAGCGCGCGCTTTTCGCCCAGCGCGCCCGCGAGACGGTTGACTGGTTGCTGCGGGAGATGTTGGCACCGGCCGGGCCCGGCGGGCCGCCGTCGGGCGCTTTCGCGGCCACCTACGATGCCGACAGCGAAGGTGAGGAAGGCAAGTTCTACGTCTGGAGCGCCGCGGAAGTGCAGGAGGTCTTGGGGGCCGAGGCTTCGGTCTTCGCCGAGTGGTACGACGTCACGACCGACGGCAATTGGGAAGCCACCAACATCCTCAATCGACTGAACCGGCTGGAGCCGGGCGATCCGGCGACCGAGGCGAAGCTCGCGGAACAGCGCGCCAGGTTGTTCGCTCGGCGCGCCGACAGGATCTGGCCCGGCTGGGATGACAAGGTGCTGGCCGACTGGAATGGCCTGATGATCGCTGCCTTGGCGCGGGCCGCGCCGGTCTTCGGCGAAGACGACTGGCTGACGGCTGCCGAGCGTGCTTTCGCCTTCGTCGTCGAGGAGATGCAGGAGGATGGCAGGCTACGCCACTCATGGCGTCATGGCCGGCTCAAGCATCCGGCTACTTTGGACGATTATGCCTTCATGAGCGACGCGGCTCTGGCGCTGTTCGAGGCCACTGGCAAGCGGGTCTACCTTTCGCAGGCGGAGACCTGGGTCGCGGTGCTCGACCGCCACTACTGGGATACCGAGAACGGCGGCTATTTCCTGACGGCCGACGATACAGAGCGTCTGCTGGTGCGGCCGAAGCACGCGCACGACAACGCGACCCCATCGGGAAATGGCGTGATTCTGCAGGTCCTTGCCAGGCTGTGGCACCTGACCGGCCAAGCGTCCTACCGGGAAAGGGCGGACGCGACCGTCGCGGCCTTCTCAGGCGAGCTGGCGCGACTCTTCTCAGCCATGGCGAGCTTCCTGTTGGGTAGCGAGCTGCTTCATGATGCACCACAACTTGTTGTGGTTGGAGATCAGAGCGACCCCAAAATGAGGGAATTTCTGGCGAGCCGCTGGCAAATTTCCGCACCTACGCTGGTGATCCAAACCGTGACGTCCGAGGAAAATCTGCCGCGCCTCCATCCGGCCTACGGAAAGAGTCGCGTCGATGGCGAGCCTGCGGCCTATCTTTGCCGTGGCACCAGCTGTTCCCTGCCGATCGTGGATGCTCAAGACCTCAAGGACAGCCTGAGGGAGCTGAGGGGATGA
- the tsaB gene encoding tRNA (adenosine(37)-N6)-threonylcarbamoyltransferase complex dimerization subunit type 1 TsaB, with amino-acid sequence MTARTVLAFDCAGRALSVALGRGGGLLAARREERLRGHGERLFGLIEELLAETGLDYPDIDLIAVTRGPGSFTGLRIGLAAARGLALARGRPVFAATTFELAMAGVRSAQRLNRHIVALIDSKRQELFVQIQAASLDPADRQTAATPFAAAPEQLHDLLPPGQLLLCGDGAVAALEPLRSRGRDVQAPPETARLDARWLLPLAAAADLDRLPTVQPLYLRPPDVTLPKLRDTANGGEGGPGADK; translated from the coding sequence ATGACCGCTCGCACGGTTCTCGCCTTCGACTGCGCAGGCCGGGCGCTGTCCGTCGCGCTTGGCCGAGGCGGCGGACTGCTCGCGGCCCGGCGGGAAGAGCGGCTGCGCGGCCACGGCGAGCGACTGTTCGGCTTGATCGAGGAGCTTCTGGCCGAAACCGGGCTCGATTATCCAGATATCGATTTGATCGCGGTGACGCGCGGTCCTGGCAGCTTCACCGGCCTGCGTATCGGTTTGGCGGCGGCGCGAGGCTTGGCGCTGGCGAGAGGACGGCCGGTCTTCGCCGCGACAACCTTCGAGCTGGCGATGGCCGGGGTGCGAAGCGCGCAGCGCCTGAACCGGCACATCGTGGCACTGATCGACTCCAAACGGCAGGAGCTCTTCGTCCAAATCCAAGCGGCCAGCCTCGATCCGGCCGATAGGCAAACAGCGGCGACGCCTTTTGCAGCGGCACCGGAACAGCTCCATGATCTGCTGCCGCCTGGGCAGTTGTTGCTCTGTGGCGACGGCGCGGTTGCGGCGCTGGAGCCGCTCCGGTCAAGAGGACGAGACGTGCAGGCACCGCCGGAGACCGCCCGGCTGGACGCCCGCTGGCTGTTGCCGCTGGCGGCCGCCGCAGATCTCGATCGATTGCCCACGGTCCAACCTCTCTATCTTCGACCGCCGGACGTAACCCTGCCGAAGCTTCGCGACACGGCAAACGGTGGAGAGGGCGGTCCCGGAGCCGACAAGTGA
- a CDS encoding MucR family transcriptional regulator: MSEQAKPSELLSLTANIVAAHVQNNSVAVADLPHLIRDVYTTLSSVGGQAEKEAEKPVPAVPIKKSITPDYIVCLEDGKQLKMLKRHLKTAYDMTPEEYRDKWGLAADYPMVAPNYAKQRSKLAKEIGLGTRARRG; the protein is encoded by the coding sequence ATGTCCGAACAGGCTAAACCGAGCGAGCTTCTCTCGTTGACCGCCAATATCGTTGCCGCTCACGTCCAGAACAACTCTGTGGCTGTCGCCGATCTGCCACATCTCATCCGTGACGTGTATACGACGCTCTCCAGTGTCGGCGGCCAAGCGGAAAAAGAAGCCGAAAAGCCAGTTCCGGCTGTTCCCATCAAGAAGTCGATCACCCCCGACTACATCGTTTGTTTGGAAGACGGCAAGCAGCTCAAGATGTTGAAGCGGCATCTCAAGACCGCTTACGACATGACTCCCGAGGAATACCGAGACAAGTGGGGTTTGGCCGCAGACTATCCCATGGTCGCGCCGAACTATGCCAAGCAGCGCAGCAAGCTGGCCAAGGAAATCGGGTTAGGCACGCGCGCCCGTCGCGGCTAG
- the rimI gene encoding ribosomal protein S18-alanine N-acetyltransferase, which yields MKGSYRALTALDLPVLECLHHESFPEAPWSARSFGELLALPGTGGLLAHAGLEPLGFLLWHRVTDEAEVLALCVRPAARRRAFARTLLRRAMTAFPKTEIRRVFLEVAEDNAAARALYKGLGFREIGRRRGYYRRPEGTKTDALLLEITLTDE from the coding sequence GTGAAGGGATCCTACCGCGCGCTGACCGCTCTCGATCTTCCGGTGCTGGAATGCCTTCATCACGAGAGTTTTCCCGAAGCCCCCTGGTCGGCCCGTTCGTTTGGTGAGCTGCTGGCCCTGCCGGGAACCGGCGGCCTGCTCGCTCACGCGGGTCTCGAGCCGTTGGGCTTCCTGCTGTGGCACCGCGTGACCGACGAAGCCGAGGTGCTGGCGCTCTGCGTGCGGCCTGCTGCACGGCGCCGCGCGTTCGCACGCACCCTGCTGCGAAGGGCGATGACGGCTTTTCCGAAGACGGAGATTCGCCGGGTGTTCCTTGAAGTCGCGGAAGACAACGCCGCAGCCCGCGCACTTTACAAAGGTCTGGGTTTCCGTGAGATCGGACGGCGTCGAGGTTACTACCGGCGGCCAGAGGGAACCAAAACTGATGCGCTGCTGCTTGAAATCACGCTAACAGATGAATGA